From a region of the Corythoichthys intestinalis isolate RoL2023-P3 chromosome 7, ASM3026506v1, whole genome shotgun sequence genome:
- the s1pr1 gene encoding sphingosine 1-phosphate receptor 1 has protein sequence MADPAHSDLIARHYNYTGKLRKWDGSGLKADSAVFLAVCCLIVLENLLVLATIWRTKKFHKPMFYFLGNLALSDLLAGVVYAANILLSGANTYRLTPTQWFLREGSVFVALAASVFSLLAIAVERHLTMLKMKVHDGGRAGRVFPLLSAVWMVAALLGGLPLMGWNCIGRLERCSTVLPLYHKTYILFCTTVFSVILMAIVALYARIYALVRARSRRLVPREGGAKSCERSMALLKTVVVVLSCFIACWAPLFVLLLLDAACRTHGCAILYRAQWFLALAVLNSATNPLIYTLTSEEMRRAFLETLLCGSDRLRVSARAAAAEFSRGRSENSSRPEGEESRGSSPPAMAPPSC, from the coding sequence ATGGCGGACCCCGCCCACTCGGACCTGATCGCCAGGCACTACAACTACACCGGCAAGCTGCGCAAGTGGGACGGGTCGGGCCTGAAGGCCGACTCGGCCGTCTTCCTGGCCGTGTGCTGCCTGATCGTCCTGGAGAACCTCCTGGTCCTGGCCACCATCTGGAGGACCAAGAAGTTCCACAAGCCCATGTTCTACTTCCTGGGCAACCTGGCGCTGTCCGACCTCCTGGCGGGCGTGGTCTACGCCGCCAACATCCTGCTGTCGGGCGCCAACACTTACAGGCTGACGCCCACCCAGTGGTTCCTGCGCGAGGGCTCGGTCTTCGTGGCCCTGGCGGCCTCCGTCTTCAGCCTGCTGGCCATCGCCGTGGAACGCCACCTGACCATGCTGAAAATGAAGGTGCACGACGGGGGGCGCGCCGGCCGCGTCTTCCCGCTGCTCAGCGCCGTGTGGATGGTGGCCGCCCTCTTGGGGGGCCTCCCCCTCATGGGCTGGAACTGCATCGGACGGCTGGAGCGCTGCTCCACCGTGCTGCCCCTCTACCACAAAACCTACATCCTCTTCTGCACGACCGTCTTCAGCGTCATCCTGATGGCCATCGTGGCCCTCTACGCCCGCATCTACGCCCTGGTGCGCGCCCGCAGCCGTCGCCTGGTCCCGCGCGAGGGGGGGGCCAAGAGCTGCGAGCGCTCCATGGCGCTGCTGAAAACGGTGGTGGTGGTGCTGAGCTGCTTCATCGCCTGCTGGGCGCCGCTCTTTGTGCTCCTGCTGCTGGACGCCGCCTGCCGGACGCACGGCTGCGCCATCCTCTACCGGGCCCAGTGGTTCCTGGCGCTGGCCGTGCTCAACTCGGCCACCAACCCGCTCATCTACACGCTGACCAGCGAGGAGATGCGACGCGCCTTCCTGGAGACGCTGCTGTGCGGGTCGGACCGCCTCCGCGTCTCCGCTCGCGCCGCCGCCGCCGAATTCAGCCGCGGGCGCTCCGAGAACTCCTCGCGTCCCGAAGGGGAGGAGTCCCGGGGTTCCTCCCCGCCAGCGATggcccctccctcctgctga